aatgtgacgaatataaacatcacaatttgcagttttattcaaaaatttcatgtgcgacctctctaatcgactcgatccactgtgcgcccggCCAAGCACCAAGCCAACGCACTCGGCTGGACCAACGGAAACGACCTTGCAAACCTCCCGCAagcttgaaagttggcaacactgttttttcctccatttaaatgtatgtaaaacaatcgattcttggtggggCAGCTTGCCTCATTTaagatcgatattttcaatggatttaaatggaggaaaaacagtgttggcaactttcaagaatcgccagtGCCTGCAAGGCGGCCTCACGCGCCATTGACAATATCAACGGTGgaactctcaaaccacgtatctcgtttgcagtgtttaaaatcTTCcctttctgttttattttttttcaaatgagagcgaatcgacatcattctttgaaattttccctgtttttgctttgcacagagaagaaaaatcatgggaGTTTTTAGGGATTGACATTGCGTGGTTttacctttaaaaaataaagtatgacatgaAGTCTGGGTCGTCACAAacagagatacgcggtttgggaGTTCCATCATCGATATTCGTTGTCGTCCCTTGGACAGCTCCTCcccttatactgccgtgctaaagaagaacgccgtatgaacattcgagagttgccaaaaatccaccgattaaatgtttattgttacggaaaattatcaacatttttccttgatattttcagatgttctagataaaattacgacaaaaattacttgagaaattggaggagaaatattcacaaattttcttgaaaattagtgatttatcaaaggaaatttggcaatgccagaaggttcatacggcgttcttccttagcacggcagtataggagaCAGATTAGGTTTTATGAAATCCTTCATCAATTTCTAAttgttgcatttttgaaaagtaaaagttGCAATTTAGGGATCGCTCCAGGAGGGTCAAGGAGAACTTTACGCCTCTTTTTGTACGGTTCaaagaatggggggggggggggggctacgtccaaaaactttttgatgggggagggggggtaggAAATTCGAAATTTGCGGTGTTTGGAactctccgctcctattttatttgttttaaggTGAACAattcaacatcattccttgaagtttttgcaggattttcttcacccggagaagaaaaatcatggcagtttttaaaaatttaagttgagtggttttccttttaaaaatgaagtatgagaGGAAGTTTGCCGCGCCGCgaaccgagatatgtggttaCGGACTTTAGCCGTCAATATAGTCTTCATGAATGGATCCTTTTAGAAATTTTGTTCGGTTTaatcccaaaaaattcaaatatgcgtcgaatttttttttattttttttataacattATTCGGTGATACTTGTGATGATAGTCATACAATTTCTCATGGAAACAATACCTAATCAGTGTCTACCACGAGATACGGAGTGACTCTGGTTTCTTTTATTACACATGTAGCATGTCCTCAGAGTATTAGAAAATGGCTACTTTTGGTAATCCATCGGCTATAAATACTTCATATCGGTATCAATCTTATCTTGCCCAAACCAACTTACACGAGGGTCTTTAACCAGAAACAGCTTACACGTCATTGCTACCTCACGAACATGGAGTGTTCTTGCgcagactgccgtgctaaggaaaaacgccatatgagccttcagacgttgccaagtttccttcaacaaaaaccgaatttactgagtaaattgtgaatatttttttctaaaattttcagactattttgtacgcaacttAATCTGAAATATCCAAAAACTTCGgagaaaatgtgcatgaatgtcgtcaaaagtacatattttatcaagagaaatttggcaactctcgaatgttcgtacggcgttcttccttatagcacCACAGATCGGGCGGTTAAAAGCGCACAATCGTCAAATCGTTGCGCAAACGAATGAGTCAAAAACCCATAAAACCATTTGTATCATTCATAACTACTATAAATTTACAGCTTTTTACGCAGTTGCCGGTTATGGCAAAAGGCTGAATCCATCTTCCGATAACTGGAGTGATCAGCGGAATTCTCTTCGGATTTCGCAACACCGCGGCTTTCGATTACTGCCCGTGACTGTCGAACGCTAGTCCTGACTCAAGGACTCGCAAAAGGTCACCGATGGTTCATGCTAGACGCTTTGCTTAAAGGCCCATTTCTTTTGACCAAACGAGCGACATGAATTTCGATCCAAATCTGTCAAATAAGTCTTAACTCAAATCGGCCGCCGACAAAACATTTAGGTGGTTGGGTGTGTTTTAGGCCGTATATGCAGATGAGTTGAAACTGAGCAACTCTAAACTAATAGTACTATGCATgagataaaaaaagaggaaaaaactgaGAGACCATATGttagtatactgccgtgctaaggaagaacgccgtatgaaccttaatgcgttgccaaatttctcctggcaaatcactaattttcaggaaaatttttgaatacttccccaccaatttctcagataattttgtttgtaatttgatctgaaatttctgaaaatttcaaggaaaaatattcataaatttcctcaaaaataaacattttatcgaagggaatttggcaagttatcgaatgttcatacggcgttcttccttagcacggcagtataatgctTACTTTTCTAACTGAAAGCTACACGTTCGGAACTGGCATTTGTTTAATTTCTAACGCAGTGCTGTATTTAAACGCTGCATCCTATAATATTAAAAAGAATCTTAGTTAGAAGTCGAAGTAAATGCGTATAATTTTATTCCTGCTTAGCTCTGACAATGAAATATGTTTTAAGCAATGTACGTAAGCATAATTATGATAATAATTACCTAAGAAGTTATAAAAAAGTTGCCTGTCCGTATTCTGGAAACTTCAACGCAGGGTAAAAAGGTAGAGCACAGTGCCAAATGCAATATTTACCAATGGTATTTCCTCACAAACAATGGAAAAAGTTATTCTACGTGGATGGTGATCTTAAATGAttcatttaatcaaaaataccaGTGAACATACATTTCTCCTTGGAAACGTCTCCTCCCTCACATCTACTTCCGCACCACATTTGTGTGCCCTCAAACTTGCTCTGAAAAGCcaaaatgcgtgatacaactatttcagcTCCGATGTTGCTCAAATTGCATATAACCACCGAAtcgaagaaaatcaaagtcTTCCAGCAATTAGTCGATTCCCTCACAAAACACGTACCTAAATTTCGATGATGCCGAATTTCCTcgcacaaattgcatttttatcggGAGAATCTGGGGCAttgctaattgaaaatttctcgcATTTCTCTACTGATCTGTAAAGATACattcttgtcaaaaataaaattgtttgattGTTTGTTGTCAATTGTGCAATCATGGAATTCAtttacgtcccttcgtccgggaaatgaaGAATTTTGCACACGCGGACTTGAGAAAAATTCGTAAATCGTGTAATTATTTTTAGAAGACGTTGTATTATAGTTTGAAGAACTCAATAAGTGACTATCCATGAGGAGAAAGACTTTCATTCCCAGGGGAATGTGACCTTTGTCAAGCTAGGAACCAAATAAGCCCGATATTTGAATTGCACATCAAAGAATAACTTATGCGCAGATACTACCTGCATTTTATTCTAGTAGTTTTGACTTTTGAGcgaaagaaaaatgattttgaGATTAGACAATTTTACTGAAGTCAACCTAACTACATCAGACGTCACCCATAGCCTCTTCTAATCGCATACCTTTTTAACAAAAACCTCAACGTAACGtacacaaaaaacacataagACATATTAAAACATTCCGGTTTGAAATTATGTGCGCATAAATTCCTCACGGTCCTAGGCTACAAAGTTCAAGTTGTGTATGTTGCTCAGAATTctgttgaaaaaagaaaacatgggAGGAAATTAGGCATCGAGAAATagttaccttccggccaaagtatcacaacgACGATATGCgacgttaaaaaattttcaccgccattttctttttttaaaagagaaattgttagttgaatctgtttgaggatttcactaaattttattggAAGCACGAGgaaaattcgaggaaattttcgcgaaaatgtttaaatgtcgcatggcgcttgtggcACTTTGGCCGAAGGTGACAAAATGACGTTAGGCTGATTCTGAATTGATTCATCGAGAGAATGTTGCTGctgttgaaaaaatatcaaaatatttttcaaacatattcttGCTCCGTAATAATATCGGCAGTCGGTGTCATTCAGTTGGCAACGCAGTCGCAGTGTTGATTGCGACAAAATCAGACAGAGTTTGATTGACGCTGCGCGGACTTAGTTGCACTTGGAAAGGCAAAGGCCTTATGGAGAAGGAGCTACGTATTAGCAAAGCGGGCCGCAATGCGCTTTGTCGTTTAATTTACGCACGAATTAGTGGTTAATAGAGCGGGTAATAGGGCACCTTTGCAACGCATTCGCAATGCTGCACTTCAAATCCCCAACTCCGAGTTACCACTCCCCTCCGTTATGCACCCATTAGCAACGCATGAAATTTGAGCGATTTCAGCTTCTCATCGTTATATTAGGGCCGAATTGAGCTGAAGGGACAAGGTTAtatccagtgttcgaaactcacctttgagttttaggagccatgtggcgcatcaagctcgatttttaggcgccgttgaagattttttaggggaaaaattgactttttgcctatatattacggcgcatttagtgaaaagttagatgcaagatgttctcgtaacagaactagtaagtagctgtaacttggggaagacaaaagcacaaaggatgaaatcgtgagaatagaaaaagctttcacttgtagtgctgaaaattttgaataatcatctgatatgaaaattcagatttttagggggcaatttttaagggccacgttggcgcagaaccTTCATGTTTTAGGCGCCATAgtcgattttttaggcgcatttggcgcgttggcgcctgtgagtttcgaacactggttatatcgatggctaagccccatgagcttggaatccagggcttttcaaaatttccgtaaaAAAACGTGATCAGAGGCTCCTTGGGCTTTGGTCGTTCCGGTTTCCGATTACCACATACAGATACATCAAAAagactattttattttttaatatattgtTTCATCTCTCTCCTTGGTTTTGTAAAAGTAGTGCATCTTTATAGTTTGAATTTGTCAAGAATGTTGAGTTGTAACTTTAACGGTTGAAATAAGCTTTTGAAAGACATTAAATGTGTCTAAAAGTGTATTTTGTACATTTTCTAATGTGCGAAATAAtagggaaaaagtaaaaaaaatcgatggcttaagtgcaaaaccgcgtatGTCCTTCAgggggtgtttcaaaatttccgctcctattttatttattccgaagagaaacaagccaactttataaattcaaatttttacggaatGTTCTGCGGGCAAAGAAGAAAACtgagggaagttttcaagaatgtaTGTTGCCTTAGTGTACTAAAGGGAAAAAGTATAACAGGCATTCTGCAACATCGCCAACGGATGTACGTGGTTTCGTATTTCGGCCATCGAAATATCGACGCGCTAcggtgaaactgaaaaaatgcgtGTCTCGGTTGCGATTTTCAAATCTCTGCACCTATTTTATTCTCAAGAGGTGACCAAACCCACATCATGACTTAGAATTTTCACAATATATTCTTCACGTAAGAGAATCTCCctcaaaacctcaaaaattttgcatttgcaTTATTAAAAAGTGCAAAGTTTGCATCATGTATTGCAAATTCGAGCTTTGAACTTTAGAACGGGGATCAGCTCATCATAATGTCTCGCTTTGGACAGATCTGAAAGGAACTCTCCGCGTCTCCAAAAACCGAGGCACATTTTTGACAAGCTTTTTCAGGGGCTTGGacgacaaggcgcataagcacagtttcttaaaaaaattgaggtattaatgatttcaactaaagatgttttaatgcatattctgtgaaaaatttgctcccaaattcaactttttaagCATCAGATATTCAGTtggaactttctctccgccataaggttccatgtaatttcgaaacttcaaacacgtatttctcggaatggcaaaaactgcacttatgcgccttgtcctccaagcccctcatttatttCTTTCAGATTTTTCTTGATCCATAAATCTGTCTGAGGTTCAAATCGGGGCATTGAAAGTAAAGATGCAATGACGAGAAGCTGTTTTTCCGAATTTCCTCGTAACTTCACGTTTAAAACTTCAAGATTACCTAATTAAAATTCTTCGTTGATAACAAAAAGTCCTAACCAGTCTTATCTTTTACGCTTTCTGAGAAATATTATGCGTTGACCCCCAATTCACAAAGCTCCTTCCGTCCAGTGAGTAGGCAATTTACATTAACTATGAGTTTGGTTTTTTGCCTACGctatttattgaaggaaattcacaTCTGCCGTGAAAGTGCAGCGAACACGGCAACACGTAAAGTTTACATACGACAGCCTAGATCAGAGACTGCAAGAATGAAAGTTTAAgaagattttctttttatcagaGTGTTAGAATAGTACACGTCAAGACGCATAATTCAGTTAGAAAGTAATTCACTGGATGCATTTTGAGCTGTTTATATactaataaaattataaaaaagacaataaaaaaaattacaatacatTAGTACAAATATATAGGTATACACATATGAATGGGAGTAAGGCaataaacaaaactttaaaatgtgacgatcaTCTGCGGTAATGAATCACTTTTTAAGATGTGTTCTTCAGGGTATGTTGGTCAGGGCGAGTGTGTGTTTTCTATGTTATTCGTAAACCCAATTTCTCtagtttacatttttcttttgtataatttcaaggattcctaaacttttttaattcatcaacGTGTTTACATGATTATGTGGATGCGTTCATCGCCCGAGAGGTAGTTTCTCGCATGTCGTCGGACATCGGTAAAAATTCCGAACGAGAATAAGGCTGACAGGTTTCATTAAAAGCCAATCTTCTAGGATTAAACGATCGCGGGTGGTGATTTTTGTGAGGTGTGCTGCTAGGAAGGCGGCTGCTGAAGGATTCAGAGCCCATCCAGGAAATTTCAGAAGAAGCTAGCGATTCACCAAAGTCCATTTCCGCACGTAAGAGAACTTTTGTGATTTGATTCTCCGCCTCGGCTCTCGCTTGTCGATCGAAATTCCTCAATTTCCCCGCAACGTATGAGCCGAAATAGTCGCACTCATCTTTCGCCGGGACTGCAGAGAAGTTATTTGCTACTGCAGAACATGCACATGCAGCTGGACAGGCCTTTGCTGAATTTTTTATCGTGCCGCTTCCTTGCTTCGAGAAATGTTGTGTTGATGCTGATGAAGTTCGAACATTATTGGGTGTTACATTCGCGAAGGCTGAGGTATCAGAATTATGGCTCTTTTCGGATCGAGCTTCGTCATCGACACTGTCAGCTAATCTATCTATAGATGCAATGTCTACCTGGAGAAGAGAATAACACTCTATtaggataaaaatgaaaaaaaaaaaaaaaaaaaaaaaaaaacactaagaagtggcccgaactgtatgcaacaagatggagaaatggtgatggatccacaccatttcgcggggaaaacaaagccaagaagttccaaaaaaaattccaatttttggaacttcttggctttgtttttcccgcgaaatggtgtggacccggcaccatttctccatcttGTAGGATAAAAATAACCCTatattggaaaaaacaaataatgtATAGtatacggccgtgctaaggaaaaacgccgtatgaaccttcaggcgttgccaaatttactttgataaaacacggatttcctgataaacttatgaatattttccttccaactttttagataattttgttcgcaatttcatcgaaagttcctgaaaatttcaaggaaaaatatccataatatTCCTTAAAAGGAAACAttttataggaggaaatttggcaactctcgaatattcatacggcgatgtttagcacggcagtataataggacgtatttctacgaaacggaactatagacgggaagatgaggtgtgctctagaaagctggcataagaaacaatgtaaaagtgggtgtAGTTCCCTTTGGAGGAATGAAAGAGGATTTATTTaaattctatcaaacggaactatgtgccaactgaatgcggtactcatgagccatgggcatgtgaaGAGAGCGTTTtgggcagggctcatgagttacatATAAATGACGTCAACTTTATTGAACACCGTTACCTCCTGACCCACTGACCGGATACGGATGCGACATTGACATTGTATACTTTCAAATGAAACTGAGTTTCCCATTGAATCTTTAACCCTTAATATTCACGGAGGAAACATAgtgaaacttactttttgggaGACccttttacataatttttttttttaaaaacgtacttaaaaaatttaaaaaataaataaataaataaaaccatAAGTACAGAACTGAT
The genomic region above belongs to Bemisia tabaci chromosome 8, PGI_BMITA_v3 and contains:
- the LOC109040660 gene encoding uncharacterized protein — encoded protein: MVDWSNEEEFLLINLYEKFPVLWKSENCAHSSVKKYEAWREIAMALGKPVDEVEKKMSGLRHFLRWEKEMVKKLSQVETAGLSTESTSFAFKSLNFLTDGNKLQGRANSKMVDIASIDRLADSVDDEARSEKSHNSDTSAFANVTPNNVRTSSASTQHFSKQGSGTIKNSAKACPAACACSAVANNFSAVPAKDECDYFGSYVAGKLRNFDRQARAEAENQITKVLLRAEMDFGESLASSEISWMGSESFSSRLPSSTPHKNHHPRSFNPRRLAFNETCQPYSRSEFLPMSDDMRETTSRAMNAST